A window of Tetrapisispora phaffii CBS 4417 chromosome 9, complete genome contains these coding sequences:
- the MRPL33 gene encoding mitochondrial 54S ribosomal protein uL30m (similar to Saccharomyces cerevisiae MRPL33 (YMR286W); ancestral locus Anc_8.851), translated as MVFYKITLARSLIGTPPYIKNVVKAIGLGKRGSVVYREATPAMAGTLAMVKEIVKVEVTENQLSKEQQRELRKSNPGFTVQKRETISN; from the coding sequence ATGgttttttataaaataactTTGGCTAGATCATTAATCGGTACCCCTCCATATATTAAGAATGTCGTGAAGGCTATAGGCTTGGGTAAGAGGGGATCTGTTGTTTATAGAGAGGCTACTCCAGCTATGGCAGGTACGCTGGCTATGGTTAAGGAAATTGTCAAAGTGGAAGTAACAGAAAATCAGCTATCGAAGGAGCAACAGAGAGAATTGAGGAAATCAAATCCAGGGTTTACTGTCCAAAAAAGGGAAACCATTAGTAATTAA
- the YKU70 gene encoding ATP-dependent DNA helicase YKU70 (similar to Saccharomyces cerevisiae YKU70 (YMR284W); ancestral locus Anc_8.849): MENSSKLLSHNDEIYDDEDEFYIDYSSIDNPKASYRKYESHEGYMFCIELSEHMFSEISQLNYKVQLIEVLESLMELMSQLVITRPSTGVGCFFFNCDNKESKKRIYEFLPLRDINVSDMKKLHDLLDDVKEERLSIRDAFKFDEINDKGNSLESLFLLIQDRFSNNIPGQKIYTNKKVFLFTDNDKPKESNDKEKTIRLRRLFDDISDNYIQFVTFFINKIDSSDNFDDSFYSDILKLRNSNSIEFDGPSTKPISVAYIKNKVLRKKEIKRIMFQCPLILNADSDFQVNVKGYTIISHEKPGSRYKLVYEHENIRREAFSKRKLLNGKTGTVVTKDDTEKIFQLGNFSINSFENEFEKGNDNPLPQEPFLKLIGFRSPENSLHLFNNIGKALFIVPDESRCVGSIRTLSSMYRTMRTKNRNAIVWGKLKSNSNPNIWILSPSDPTKDQNEGFYLYKVPFLDEIRKIPSQYTHFPSDELIRNKDYENLKRVTRNILGYFNLTNGYSPLEFKNPLLQKYYKLLHDYLLQVETVPETEMSKEQLKQKILEEDDTIRKTFSIRDKIIKSASSTESHKQRLSANFNIWNDIYSKLEGNEIAVKEMKPKKQKN; the protein is encoded by the coding sequence ATGGAGAACTCTAGTAAACTATTAAGCCATAACGATGAGATATATGACGATGAGGATGAGTTCTATATAGATTACAGCAGTATTGATAACCCTAAGGCTTCCTATAGAAAGTATGAGTCCCATGAGGGGTATATGTTCTGTATAGAGCTTTCGGAACACATGTTTAGTGAAATTTCTCAACTTAATTATAAAGTTCAATTAATCGAGGTGCTCGAATCGTTAATGGAATTGATGTCGCAATTGGTTATCACTAGACCAAGCACTGGTGTGGGatgtttcttcttcaattgtgATAACAAAGAGagtaaaaaaagaatttatgAATTTTTGCCCTTAAGAGATATTAATGTAAGTGATATGAAGAAATTGCATGATCTACTGGATGATGTAAAAGAAGAGAGATTGTCGATTCGAGATGctttcaaatttgatgaaataaatgataaagGGAATAGTTTAGAGAGCTTATTCTTGCTGATACAGGATCGGTTTTCGAATAACATTCCAggtcaaaaaatatatacaaataagAAAGTTTTCTTATTCACAGACAATGATAAACCAAAAGAATCTAATGATAAGGAAAAAACAATACGATTAAGAAGATTGTTTGACGACATCAGTGACAACTACATTCAGTTCGTcactttttttattaataaaatcgACAGCTCGgataattttgatgataGCTTCTATTCtgatatattaaagttaAGGAATAGTAATTCCATTGAATTCGATGGCCCAAGTACAAAACCAATTTCAGTTGcatatattaaaaacaaagTATTAaggaaaaaagaaatcaaaagaaTCATGTTTCAATGTccattgatattaaatGCAGATTCGGATTTTCAAGTTAATGTTAAAGGCTATACTATTATAAGCCATGAAAAACCTGGAAGTAGATATAAATTGGTTTATGAGcatgaaaatattagaagAGAGGCTTTTTCGAAAAGAAAACTCTTAAATGGAAAGACAGGAACGGTAGTTACAAAAGATGATACAGAAAAGATTTTTCAGTTGGGGAATTTTAGCATTAActcatttgaaaatgaatttgaaaaaggAAATGATAATCCCCTACCACAAGAACCATTCCTGAAATTAATCGGTTTTAGATCTCCTGAAAACTCTTTACatctttttaataacataGGAAAAGCCCTTTTTATAGTACCAGATGAATCACGTTGCGTAGGCTCTATCAGAACACTTTCTTCCATGTACAGAACTATGAGAACTAAAAATAGGAATGCTATAGTATGGGGAAAGTTAAAATCTAATTCAAATCCGAATATATGGATACTATCGCCCTCTGATCCAACAAAAGATCAAAACGAAGGTTTCTATCTATATAAGGTTCCATTTTTAGATGAAATAAGGAAGATTCCTTCCCAATATACTCACTTTCCTTCCGATGAATTAATTAGAAACAAAGATTATGAAAATCTCAAAAGAGTTACTCGCAATATATTGGGTTATTTTAACCTGACAAATGGTTATTCTCCACTAGAGTTCAAGAACCCActtttacaaaaatattataaattgcTACATGACTATCTACTTCAAGTAGAAACTGTTCCAGAAACTGAAATGTCAAAGGAACaattgaaacaaaaaattttgGAAGAAGATGATACAATTCGCAAAACATTCAGCATTAgagataaaataataaagtcTGCTAGCTCTACAGAAAGTCATAAACAGAGATTGAGTGCCAATTTTAACATCTGGaatgatatatattcaaaacttGAAGGTAACGAGATAGCAGTGAAAGAAATGAAACCtaaaaaacagaaaaattaa
- the NGL2 gene encoding RNA exonuclease (similar to Saccharomyces cerevisiae NGL3 (YML118W) and NGL2 (YMR285C); ancestral locus Anc_8.850), translating into MSTRRDDDGDGVTEVAEGLEKKVYVSEKPKLDGSTFIEKVVVKEPFGDASAKKQKSKGKGKGKGKSIPSPEEIARIRAERAAAREEKQKKMLANGLDPDCPPELQFIRRPLLTLHDDEPEKSFTFTLMTYNCLAQALIRRKLFPDSGEAVKWYRRSRVLLNEFKYYNPDLICLQEIDHIQFQSFWQEEFKKMGYASQFHRIHSKNHGVAIVWKNNLFRLTDRMLIDFDKELSGDILPRTKTNNTGLILSLKYSDSVLAKYPELGNNNKSGIIIGTTHLFWHPFGTYERTRQCFVLLNKVKEFKKRVNVLQNNNDGNMDHWTAFFCGDFNSQPFDTPYLSITSKPVEYKERAKIVIECSTSYTYSKLRNGDDDEAEDEEGGNIEKFGKDQPQTPVPDSYTPTPEQADLVSKMESLHNSLNMKATSLYAVGYKKVHPENSGLDNKKGEPEISNWAHSWRGLLDYIFYVDHWDFSDCKEVEDFEKFEKKNHMKLRGYLRMPPATEMSKYGQPHQGEYPSDHLSMMCKIELNP; encoded by the coding sequence ATGAGCACCAGAAGAGATGATGATGGTGATGGAGTAACTGAGGTTGCTGAGGGTCTGGAAAAGAAAGTGTATGTTTCGGAGAAACCTAAGTTGGATGGGAGTACCTTCATTGAGAAAGTGGTGGTCAAGGAGCCTTTTGGTGATGCAAGTGCGAAAAAGCAGAAATCTAAAGGGAAAGGGAAAGGGAAAGGGAAATCGATTCCTTCCCCAGAGGAGATTGCTAGAATAAGAGCTGAAAGGGCTGCTGCAAGAGAAgagaaacagaaaaaaatgCTTGCTAATGGCTTGGATCCAGATTGTCCTCCAGAGTTGCAATTCATCAGGAGACCGTTACTGACTCTGCATGATGATGAACCGGAAAAATCATTTACATTCACTTTGATGACATACAATTGTTTAGCTCAAGCATTGATAAGAAGGAAATTGTTTCCCGACAGTGGAGAAGCGGTCAAATGGTATAGAAGATCAAGAGTATTGTTAAATGAATTCAAGTATTATAATCCCGACTTAATTTGTTTGCAAGAGATTGATCATATCCAATTCCAAAGTTTTTGGCAAGAGGAGTTTAAAAAGATGGGTTATGCTTCACAATTCCATAGAATCCATTCGAAAAATCATGGTGTTGCAATTGTGTGGAAGAACAATTTATTTCGACTAACAGACAGAAtgttaattgattttgataaagaaCTATCTGGTGACATCCTTCCaagaacaaaaacaaataatacGGGTTTAATACTTTCTTTGAAATACTCTGATTCTGTATTAGCAAAGTACCCAGAATTaggtaataataataaaagtgGTATCATAATTGGTACTACACATTTGTTCTGGCATCCATTTGGCACGTACGAGAGAACGAGACAatgttttgttttattaaataaagtGAAAGAATTCAAGAAACGAGTAAATgtattacaaaataataatgacgGGAATATGGATCATTGGACAGCATTCTTTTGCGGTGATTTTAACTCTCAGCCATTTGATACACCATATTTATCGATTACTTCAAAGCCTGTTGAATATAAAGAGAGAGCCAAGATAGTAATTGAATGTAGCACATCTTATACTTATTCTAAATTAAGAAATGGTGACGATGATGAGgcagaagatgaagaaggCGGAAATATTGAGAAGTTTGGAAAGGACCAACCCCAAACTCCAGTACCAGATTCTTATACTCCAACACCTGAGCAAGCTGATTTAGTATCAAAAATGGAATCATTGCATAACTCTCTCAATATGAAAGCTACATCTTTATATGCAGTTGGTTATAAGAAAGTGCATCCTGAAAATTCAGGActagataataaaaaaggtGAACCAGAAATATCTAATTGGGCTCATTCATGGAGAGGTCtgttagattatatattttacgTTGACCATTGGGACTTTTCAGATTGTAAAGAGGTtgaagattttgaaaagtttgaaaagaagaatcatATGAAATTAAGAGGTTACTTGAGAATGCCACCAGCAACTGAGATGAGTAAATATGGTCAACCTCATCAAGGTGAATATCCAAGTGATCATTTATCAATGATGTGTAAAATCGAATTAAATCCATAA
- the RIT1 gene encoding tRNA A64-2'-O-ribosylphosphate transferase (similar to Saccharomyces cerevisiae RIT1 (YMR283C); ancestral locus Anc_8.848): protein MVDDASVNQITKDIRKENKSLKNRIHSILLDSKFLDEKVIPFFPYPLVPNERCGLWYCKRANFTTTSYFKSTDGHINQWDFSTRRLNFHLIPLIEEQKGIIIIDSTRRGKKIPDALSKTVPIWCAVLNTMILQHCENEEDKSREVLFVPPATVSKSEYERIKNKIPELVEKLCKLDVIDGKKLYEQFEGNLLRPIWIHPGSSILQSQFDPFTGEIVSNSSWEEPSKEEKIIPIVLCTVSYQVQDGVDVRDGFTYVQGAADDHELWSHGLSPQLFWDNIELLNNLELSEEMLEDYVEEILLSESMKITNLEVDGVFKSIDKITEELYLGNIVDGLEIKQNLMEMFNKSYSLVIILSNSIKLASDEQNEQSANAKTSKTNIIKLFRLQSGSKKSSKELRSCLPEICDLLTDELSSSGSTKKPILVCCNNGSDMSIAVILVTLSKFYTQEWRRTSEHTEINKITIRKHLTKVISHLGGRNVNPSRATLNSVNDFLM from the coding sequence ATGGTGGATGATGCATCTGTCAATCAGATAACGAAGGACATTAGAAAGGAAAATAAGTCCTTGAAGAATAGAATTCATAGTATACTTTTGGACAGTAAATTTCTCGATGAGAAGGTGATTCCGTTTTTCCCATATCCTTTAGTACCTAATGAGAGATGTGGCCTATGGTATTGTAAACGTGCTAACTTCACCACTACCAGTTACTTTAAAAGCACAGATGGTCATATAAATCAGTGGGATTTCAGCACCAGGAGGTTAAACTTCCATCTGATCCCCCTTATAGAGGAACAGAAAGGAATTATTATCATAGATAGTACTCGTCGAGGGAAAAAGATCCCTGATGCGTTAAGTAAAACTGTTCCAATTTGGTGTGCAGTGCTTAACACCATGATCCTACAGCATtgtgaaaatgaagaagataagTCAAGAGAGGTACTGTTTGTTCCGCCAGCTACTGTATCAAAGTCCGAGTACGAAAgaataaagaataaaatacCTGAATTAGTGGAAAAATTATGCAAATTGGATGTCATCGATGGTAAGAAATTATATGAGCAATTTGAAGGAAATCTATTGAGACCTATATGGATACACCCAGGATCAAGTATTCTTCAGTCACAGTTCGATCCGTTCACTGGTGAAATTGTGTCCAATTCTTCATGGGAAGAGCCAtctaaagaagaaaaaatcatcCCTATTGTACTATGCACAGTAAGTTATCAAGTTCAAGACGGTGTCGACGTTCGAGACGGGTTTACCTATGTTCAAGGTGCGGCTGACGATCATGAGTTGTGGTCTCACGGATTAAGTCCACAACTGTTTTGGGATAATATAGAACTATTGAACAATTTAGAACTATCTGAAGAAATGTTAGAAGATTATGTCGAAGAAATATTACTATCTGAAAGTATGAAGATCACAAATTTAGAGGTTGATGGAGTCTTCAAATCgattgataaaattactGAAGAACTTTACCTAGGTAATATTGTAGATGGTTTAGAAATCAAGCAAAATTTAATGGAAATGTTCAACAAGTCGTATTCATTAGTGATTATACTAAGTAACTCAATCAAGCTTGCCTCTGATGAGCAAAATGAACAGTCAGCAAATGCCAAAACTTCCAAAACTAACATTATAAAACTGTTCAGACTGCAGAGTGGGTCCAAAAAGAGTTCAAAAGAACTAAGAAGCTGTCTTCCAGAAATTTGCGACCTTTTGACTGACGAATTGTCTTCATCCGGTTCAACAAAGAAACCTATTTTGGTATGTTGCAACAACGGATCTGATATGTCAATTGCAGTAATCCTAGTCACACTCTCCAAGTTTTACACACAAGAATGGAGAAGAACATCAGAACATACAGAAATCAACAAAATTACCATCAGGAAGCATCTAACCAAAGTCATTTCACATTTAGGAGGACGAAATGTCAATCCCTCCAGAGCCACTCTGAACAGTGTAAATGACTTTTTGATGTAA